One genomic segment of Synechocystis sp. LKSZ1 includes these proteins:
- the apcB gene encoding allophycocyanin subunit beta, which produces MQDAITAVINSADVQGKYLDSSAMDKLKNYFASGELRVRAASVISANAATIVKEAVAKSLLYSDVTRPGGNMYTTRRYAACIRDLDYYLRYATYAMLAGNPSILDERVLNGLKETYNSLGVPISSTVQAIQAIKEVTASLVGADAGKEMGVYLDYICSGLS; this is translated from the coding sequence ATGCAAGACGCAATTACGGCTGTAATCAACTCTGCTGACGTCCAAGGCAAGTACCTCGATAGCTCCGCCATGGACAAACTGAAAAACTACTTCGCTAGCGGTGAACTCCGTGTGCGTGCCGCCAGCGTTATCAGCGCCAACGCCGCCACCATCGTTAAAGAAGCCGTTGCCAAATCCCTGCTGTACTCTGATGTCACCCGTCCCGGTGGCAACATGTACACCACCCGTCGTTATGCGGCTTGTATCCGTGACCTAGACTACTACCTCCGCTATGCCACCTACGCCATGCTGGCTGGCAACCCCTCCATCTTGGATGAGCGGGTTCTCAACGGTCTGAAAGAAACCTACAACTCTCTGGGCGTTCCCATCTCCTCCACCGTTCAAGCGATCCAAGCGATCAAAGAAGTCACCGCTAGCCTGGTTGGCGCTGATGCTGGTAAAGAAATGGGTGTTTACCTCGATTACATCTGCTCTGGCTTAAGCTAG
- a CDS encoding Uma2 family endonuclease gives MTSTMTRRKISLKEYYWLTEQGFFREQPRVELIKGEIIEMIAKGTAYTFCTMQLLRLLSASLPESLYLRCQDPIGLSASSEPEPDFAIVRERKDHYLSSHPTPADILWLIEIADSSLNYDRDVKLALYAEAQIPEYWIVNLLDRQLEVYSQPYARSHQGFGYRQCLIYLPDQAVPLPSLPDLSLPLELIFPVSA, from the coding sequence ATGACCAGCACCATGACCCGACGGAAAATTTCCCTCAAAGAATATTACTGGTTGACGGAACAGGGCTTTTTTCGAGAACAGCCGCGGGTAGAACTGATTAAAGGAGAAATCATTGAAATGATTGCCAAGGGCACAGCCTACACTTTCTGTACCATGCAACTTCTGCGGTTGCTCTCCGCTAGCTTGCCAGAGTCGCTCTACCTGCGCTGTCAAGACCCCATTGGTTTATCCGCTAGTAGTGAGCCGGAGCCGGACTTTGCCATTGTACGAGAACGGAAAGACCATTACCTATCCAGCCATCCCACGCCAGCGGATATTCTCTGGTTGATTGAAATTGCGGATTCGTCCCTCAACTACGATCGTGACGTTAAATTGGCCCTCTATGCCGAGGCCCAGATTCCCGAGTATTGGATTGTTAATTTGCTAGATCGTCAGCTAGAGGTCTATTCCCAGCCCTATGCCCGTAGTCATCAAGGCTTTGGCTACCGTCAATGTCTGATTTACCTTCCCGACCAAGCAGTTCCCCTGCCCTCCCTGCCGGATTTGTCTCTTCCCCTAGAACTCATTTTCCCGGTCTCGGCCTAA
- a CDS encoding FkbM family methyltransferase yields MRVEACCQSLLTHFLPLVDPQRQGLCLDVGVGTFAFYCEQFARLGFPTVAVEPLPVPQLKRLAKALSFQLIEACLSDTNGQQTLYQGRFAGFFNSNFSSLSPDWFGASPRATLVPTQTLPTLIQALQPGQITCLKLDIEGWEFNVLKQLPLLPAALRPKVILFEYGGGASKHRDEKGWSQHFFEGTLNCLRVLQACGYQDSLLIDFAPQTQETRFHLPTIETTTDESLLNLFPDHCIYGNIISFLDYPLNAEWVAQLCRPYYRVNPLERLVSQLVSR; encoded by the coding sequence ATGCGTGTTGAAGCTTGCTGTCAGTCCCTCCTGACCCATTTTCTCCCCCTGGTAGACCCCCAACGTCAGGGCCTCTGTCTTGATGTCGGGGTGGGAACCTTTGCCTTTTACTGCGAACAGTTTGCGCGTCTTGGTTTTCCCACGGTGGCGGTGGAACCCCTGCCTGTTCCCCAGTTAAAGCGCCTGGCCAAAGCCCTATCCTTTCAGCTGATTGAGGCCTGTTTATCCGACACCAATGGCCAGCAGACCTTGTATCAGGGACGATTTGCAGGGTTTTTCAATAGCAACTTTAGTTCCCTCTCGCCGGACTGGTTTGGGGCCTCCCCCCGAGCCACCTTGGTGCCGACCCAGACCCTGCCTACCCTCATCCAGGCCCTACAACCGGGCCAGATCACCTGTTTAAAACTCGACATTGAAGGCTGGGAGTTTAATGTGCTAAAGCAACTGCCCCTCCTGCCAGCGGCCCTCCGCCCTAAGGTGATCCTGTTTGAATACGGCGGCGGGGCCAGTAAGCATCGGGACGAAAAAGGCTGGAGTCAACACTTTTTTGAGGGTACCCTCAACTGCCTGCGCGTCCTCCAGGCCTGTGGCTACCAGGACAGCCTATTAATTGATTTTGCTCCCCAGACCCAGGAAACCCGTTTTCACCTACCGACAATAGAAACAACAACGGACGAGTCTCTCCTAAATCTGTTTCCCGATCACTGCATTTACGGCAACATCATCAGTTTTTTAGACTATCCGCTGAATGCAGAATGGGTAGCTCAGCTCTGTCGTCCTTACTATCGCGTCAATCCCCTAGAGCGCTTGGTGAGCCAGCTTGTCTCCCGCTAG
- a CDS encoding WecB/TagA/CpsF family glycosyltransferase: protein MPTSRVILKTRIDGTSYEMACQQILDWICTSQASYVVAANVHVVMTAYWQPTYQQVINEANLVTPDGMPLVWGLRLLGLHQQDRVYGPDLMLALCRQAAQQNIPIYLYGGTDKTLEKLQDYLRQLLPGLDITGAYSPPFRPLTFAEEAKDIERIRQAGAKLIFVGLGCPKQEIWMARHYRQLTAVMIGVGAAFNFHSGEVAQAPRWLMPLGLEWAYRLIREPRRLWRRYLFNNPIFVILFVLQLVHHLLSQMLAGSNPPRA, encoded by the coding sequence ATGCCAACCAGTCGTGTAATCCTCAAAACCCGTATTGATGGGACAAGCTACGAAATGGCCTGCCAACAGATCCTGGATTGGATTTGCACCAGCCAGGCTAGCTATGTCGTTGCTGCTAACGTTCATGTAGTTATGACGGCTTATTGGCAACCGACTTACCAACAAGTTATCAACGAAGCAAATCTTGTAACACCGGATGGAATGCCTTTGGTTTGGGGCCTACGTCTACTTGGCCTTCATCAACAAGACCGTGTCTATGGCCCTGATCTGATGCTGGCCCTCTGCCGTCAGGCCGCTCAACAGAACATTCCCATCTATCTTTACGGCGGAACAGATAAAACTTTAGAGAAGTTACAGGATTATTTACGACAGTTATTGCCTGGTCTAGACATTACCGGTGCCTATTCACCCCCTTTTCGTCCTCTGACTTTTGCCGAAGAAGCAAAAGATATCGAACGCATCAGACAAGCAGGAGCAAAACTGATTTTTGTGGGCCTAGGATGTCCGAAACAGGAAATCTGGATGGCCAGGCATTATCGACAACTAACGGCCGTGATGATTGGGGTTGGAGCGGCCTTTAATTTTCACAGTGGAGAGGTCGCTCAAGCACCGCGCTGGCTAATGCCGCTAGGACTGGAGTGGGCCTATCGACTCATTCGGGAACCGCGACGTTTGTGGAGAAGATACTTATTCAATAATCCTATTTTCGTAATTTTGTTTGTCTTGCAGTTAGTTCATCATCTACTTTCACAAATGCTGGCCGGTAGCAATCCGCCGCGAGCATAA
- a CDS encoding glycosyltransferase, whose amino-acid sequence MVDPSRQAIAFISDHADPAAEIGMEEAGGQNVYVRQMGENLAALGWHVDIFTRKSNANDLSIVQHSPHCRTIRLTAGPETFIPRDQLFEHMPEFLDNLQKFQTKQAIHYPLLHTNYWLSAWVGMQLQQKNNVQLIHTYHSLGRVKYETMQTRPAVAETRLAVEQQILEQANCVVATSPQEKEALRSLISQQGQVEVIPCGTTPNFHCIPKATAREKLGWHPQERVVLYVGRFDPRKGIETLVRACAHLKEMGTPHLKLVIVGGSSVERLDGPERKRIETLVDHLDLVKQTHFAGRIDHNWLPWYYSAADVCVIPSYYEPFGLVAIEAIACGTPVIASKVGGLRFTVIPEETGLLVPPRDVDELAVAIERVLQDELWAKKLKKQTSHPHNSRFSWKNSAMQLSDLYRYILARSIMHDQPWNPKISRLPGATDPLRIAAV is encoded by the coding sequence ATGGTAGACCCGAGCCGTCAAGCGATTGCCTTTATTTCGGACCATGCTGATCCCGCCGCAGAAATCGGCATGGAAGAAGCGGGGGGGCAGAACGTCTACGTCCGCCAAATGGGAGAGAACTTAGCGGCCCTGGGTTGGCATGTCGATATTTTTACTCGCAAAAGTAATGCAAATGATCTTTCTATTGTTCAACATTCCCCCCACTGTCGTACCATTCGCCTAACCGCAGGGCCAGAAACCTTCATTCCTCGGGATCAGTTGTTTGAACACATGCCGGAATTTCTAGATAATTTACAGAAATTTCAGACCAAACAGGCTATTCACTATCCCTTGCTCCATACTAATTATTGGCTGTCTGCCTGGGTCGGGATGCAACTCCAGCAAAAAAACAATGTTCAGTTAATTCATACTTATCACTCCCTGGGACGAGTGAAGTACGAAACCATGCAAACCCGGCCGGCTGTTGCGGAAACACGTTTGGCAGTGGAGCAACAAATTCTGGAACAGGCCAATTGTGTGGTGGCCACCAGTCCCCAGGAAAAAGAGGCCCTGCGTAGTTTAATTTCCCAACAGGGACAAGTGGAAGTCATTCCCTGCGGTACAACTCCCAATTTTCACTGCATCCCCAAAGCAACGGCTCGGGAAAAACTGGGCTGGCATCCCCAGGAACGAGTAGTGCTCTACGTGGGCCGTTTTGATCCGCGCAAGGGGATTGAGACCCTCGTCCGGGCCTGTGCCCACCTTAAGGAAATGGGAACTCCCCATCTCAAACTGGTGATTGTGGGGGGCAGTAGTGTGGAGCGTTTGGATGGCCCAGAGCGCAAGCGCATTGAAACCCTAGTCGATCACCTAGATTTGGTAAAACAAACGCATTTTGCGGGGCGCATTGACCACAATTGGCTCCCCTGGTATTACAGTGCCGCCGATGTTTGCGTCATCCCCAGCTATTATGAACCCTTTGGTCTGGTGGCCATCGAGGCCATTGCCTGCGGCACTCCCGTTATCGCCTCTAAGGTCGGGGGCCTACGATTTACCGTGATTCCCGAAGAAACGGGCCTGTTAGTCCCCCCGCGGGATGTGGATGAGTTGGCCGTAGCCATCGAGCGGGTGTTGCAGGATGAACTCTGGGCCAAAAAACTGAAAAAACAAACCAGCCATCCCCATAATTCCCGCTTTAGCTGGAAAAATTCAGCCATGCAGTTGAGCGACCTCTACCGCTACATTCTGGCTCGCTCGATCATGCACGACCAGCCCTGGAATCCCAAAATTTCCCGGCTACCCGGCGCGACCGATCCGCTCCGTATTGCCGCTGTTTAG
- a CDS encoding allophycocyanin, translated as MSIVTKSIVNADAEARYLSPGELDRIKAFVTGGAARLRIAETLTGARETIVKQAGDRLFQKRPDIVSPGGNAYGEEMTATCLRDMDYYLRLITYGVVSGDVTPIEEIGLVGVREMYKSLGTDVGAVAQSVREMKEVASGLMSADDAAEASSYFDYVIGAMS; from the coding sequence ATGAGTATCGTCACGAAATCAATCGTGAATGCTGATGCCGAAGCCCGCTACCTGAGCCCCGGTGAGCTAGATAGAATCAAAGCCTTCGTGACCGGCGGTGCCGCTCGTCTTCGCATCGCTGAAACCCTGACCGGTGCCCGCGAAACCATCGTTAAACAAGCCGGTGACCGCTTATTCCAAAAGCGCCCCGACATCGTTTCTCCCGGTGGTAACGCCTACGGTGAAGAAATGACCGCTACCTGTCTGCGGGACATGGATTACTACCTCCGCTTGATCACCTACGGAGTTGTTTCTGGTGATGTCACCCCCATCGAAGAAATCGGCTTGGTGGGTGTTCGTGAAATGTACAAATCCTTAGGAACTGACGTGGGTGCAGTTGCTCAAAGTGTACGCGAAATGAAAGAAGTTGCCTCTGGCCTTATGTCTGCTGACGATGCCGCTGAAGCCTCTTCCTACTTCGACTACGTTATTGGTGCGATGAGCTAG
- a CDS encoding response regulator transcription factor encodes MSSPTPLLLVDDEPGVRESVQAYLEDGGEFQVHAASNAIEAWDYLQYHLPELIISDIMMPQVDGYQLLAQLRADPRFKSLPVIFLTARGMTCDRIQGYQSGCDAYLSKPFDPEELEAMIHNLLARRQVNLEASSESNKLQEIYQEIRTLKEQISHPAGLTTTPAPMKIDLTPREQSVLDLVAQGLMNKEIASQLKTSVRNVEKYVSRLFGKTGTNSRTELVRFALQHGLTH; translated from the coding sequence ATGTCCAGTCCTACCCCCCTGTTACTGGTTGATGATGAACCCGGTGTGCGGGAGTCGGTGCAGGCCTATTTAGAAGATGGGGGCGAGTTTCAAGTCCATGCGGCTAGTAACGCGATTGAAGCCTGGGATTATCTGCAATACCATCTGCCGGAATTGATTATCTCCGATATCATGATGCCTCAGGTGGATGGCTATCAACTGTTGGCCCAGTTGCGGGCCGATCCACGCTTTAAAAGCTTACCCGTTATCTTTTTAACGGCACGGGGGATGACCTGTGACCGCATTCAGGGCTATCAGTCGGGGTGTGATGCTTACCTCTCTAAACCCTTTGATCCGGAGGAATTGGAGGCGATGATTCACAATTTATTGGCCCGACGTCAGGTCAATCTTGAGGCTAGTAGTGAATCCAATAAACTGCAGGAAATTTACCAGGAAATCCGCACCCTCAAGGAACAGATTAGTCACCCGGCCGGTCTGACCACCACCCCGGCCCCCATGAAAATCGATCTGACCCCCCGAGAGCAGAGTGTGCTAGACCTGGTGGCCCAGGGCCTGATGAATAAAGAAATTGCGTCCCAACTCAAGACCAGTGTCCGCAACGTGGAAAAGTATGTCAGTCGTCTTTTCGGAAAAACCGGCACCAATAGCCGGACGGAATTAGTCCGCTTTGCCCTTCAGCATGGCCTGACCCACTAA
- a CDS encoding phycobilisome linker polypeptide encodes MRMFKITACVPSQTRIRTQRELQNTYFTKLVPYDNWFREQQRIMKMGGKIMKVELATGKPGTNAGLM; translated from the coding sequence ATGCGGATGTTTAAAATTACGGCCTGTGTACCGAGTCAAACCCGAATTCGGACTCAGCGGGAATTGCAAAATACCTATTTCACCAAATTAGTCCCCTACGATAACTGGTTTCGTGAGCAACAACGCATCATGAAAATGGGCGGCAAAATTATGAAGGTTGAGCTAGCCACGGGCAAGCCCGGAACCAATGCTGGCTTAATGTAG
- a CDS encoding class I SAM-dependent methyltransferase: MSISPRSSFCLRAEDRTKLDNSDDTAFYAYPRFVTHVDAHFIDQLTQLYRERLRPHSRVLDLMSSWVSHLPTDMDFAWVEGHGLNAEELAKNPRLNHYFVQNLNQNLQLPLPDQDFDAVLITVSVQYLQYPEAIFSEVYRVLKPGGQLIVSFSNRMFYQKAIAAWREGTDAHHLQLVKAYCQSVAGFSAPEVVIKTATPLPGLLQLLGMAGPDPFYAVMTSKLAENAKA; the protein is encoded by the coding sequence ATGTCCATTTCCCCTCGCTCTTCTTTCTGTCTCCGGGCCGAAGACCGTACCAAGCTAGATAACAGTGATGATACGGCCTTCTATGCCTATCCTCGTTTTGTGACCCATGTGGATGCCCATTTTATTGATCAGTTAACCCAACTCTACCGGGAACGACTCAGGCCCCATAGTCGTGTTTTGGATTTGATGAGCAGTTGGGTCTCCCACTTACCAACGGACATGGATTTTGCATGGGTCGAGGGCCATGGCCTCAATGCCGAAGAACTTGCCAAGAATCCCCGTTTAAATCACTACTTTGTCCAAAATTTGAACCAAAATCTGCAATTACCCCTACCGGATCAGGATTTTGATGCGGTGTTGATCACGGTGTCAGTGCAGTATCTACAATATCCCGAGGCCATTTTTAGCGAAGTTTATCGAGTCCTGAAACCCGGCGGTCAACTGATTGTCAGCTTTTCTAACCGTATGTTCTATCAAAAAGCGATTGCGGCCTGGCGCGAGGGAACTGATGCCCATCATCTTCAGTTGGTTAAAGCCTATTGCCAAAGTGTAGCGGGCTTTTCGGCCCCAGAAGTCGTGATCAAAACGGCGACTCCCCTGCCGGGCCTTCTACAGTTGCTAGGTATGGCTGGCCCTGACCCCTTTTATGCTGTTATGACATCGAAGCTTGCTGAAAACGCAAAAGCATAA
- a CDS encoding FkbM family methyltransferase, whose amino-acid sequence MSNFTTPWLDPLTYRLSNRFFNWLGRCLLPEWDRRLLGLSRLPIQTIIDIGANEGQFAKKIKKHFPQAMIYAFEPLPVPFQQLSRWAQSYPDQVIPFNLALGETTTTIEMKSHLYFNPSSSVLATTALCETIYPMVKKQEKIRLAQSTLDQVMQGHDLRPDILIKLDVQGYEDRVLRGGMATLQRAKACIIEVSLDPLYEAQAQFRDIFVLLDGLGYVYAGNLDQMLARDGHVRYFNAVFINSRL is encoded by the coding sequence ATGTCTAATTTTACTACCCCTTGGCTTGACCCCCTGACCTACCGATTGAGTAATCGTTTTTTTAACTGGCTGGGCCGTTGCTTGCTCCCCGAATGGGACCGGAGACTCTTGGGTCTGAGCCGTTTGCCGATCCAGACCATCATTGATATTGGGGCCAATGAAGGGCAATTTGCCAAAAAGATCAAGAAGCATTTTCCCCAGGCCATGATTTATGCTTTTGAACCCCTACCCGTTCCCTTTCAACAATTGTCTCGCTGGGCCCAATCCTATCCTGATCAGGTGATCCCCTTTAATTTGGCCCTGGGAGAAACCACAACAACCATTGAAATGAAAAGTCATTTGTACTTTAATCCCTCGTCATCGGTGCTGGCAACGACGGCCCTGTGTGAAACCATCTATCCCATGGTTAAAAAACAGGAAAAAATCCGCCTGGCCCAATCGACTCTCGACCAGGTGATGCAGGGCCATGATCTAAGGCCAGATATTTTAATTAAACTCGATGTCCAGGGCTACGAAGACCGGGTTCTACGGGGTGGGATGGCGACGCTCCAGCGGGCCAAGGCCTGTATTATTGAAGTCTCCCTCGATCCCCTCTACGAAGCGCAAGCTCAATTTCGGGATATTTTTGTCCTCCTGGATGGCCTGGGCTACGTCTATGCCGGTAATCTAGACCAGATGCTGGCCAGGGATGGTCATGTTCGTTATTTTAATGCTGTCTTTATTAATTCCCGTCTCTAG
- the nrtS gene encoding nitrate/nitrite transporter NrtS, with protein MRAIREYFQCLINPVMMPMALRVALVVGSLLLLINHGSAIMGHRMSRERWLAAILTYLVPYAVNIHGQYISRPKTLPTMHSRQQPTRV; from the coding sequence ATGCGTGCGATCCGAGAATACTTTCAATGTCTCATTAACCCAGTAATGATGCCCATGGCCCTACGGGTAGCCCTGGTAGTGGGCTCGTTGCTGTTACTGATCAATCATGGTTCTGCCATTATGGGCCACCGCATGAGTCGTGAACGTTGGTTGGCAGCTATCTTAACTTACCTCGTTCCCTATGCCGTTAATATTCACGGCCAGTATATCAGTCGTCCAAAAACGCTTCCCACGATGCATTCCCGACAACAGCCTACCCGCGTATAG